In one Antennarius striatus isolate MH-2024 chromosome 1, ASM4005453v1, whole genome shotgun sequence genomic region, the following are encoded:
- the ap1g1 gene encoding AP-1 complex subunit gamma-1, with protein sequence MPAPIRLRELIRTIRTARTQAEEREMIQKECAAIRSSFREEDNTYRCRNVAKLLYMHMLGYPAHFGQLECLKLIASQKFTDKRIGYLGAMLLLDERQDVHLLMTNCIKNDLNHSTQYVQGLALCTLGCMGSSEMCRDLAGEVEKLLKTSNSYLRKKAALCAVHVIRKVPELMEMFLPATKNLLSEKNHGVLHTSVVLLTEMCERSPDMLAHFRKLVPQLVRILKNLIMSGYSPEHDVSGISDPFLQVRILRLLRILGKSDDDSSEAMNDILAQVATNTETSKNVGNAILYETVLTIMDIKSESGLRVLAINILGRFLLNNDKNIRYVALTSLLKTVQTDHNAVQRHRSTIVDCLKDLDVSIKRRAMELSFALVNGNNIRGMMKELLYFLDSCDPEFKADCASGVFLAAEKYAPSKRWHIDTIMRVLTTAGSYVRDDSVPNLIQLITNSVEMHAYTVQRLYKALLDDISQQPLVQVASWCIGEYGDLLLSGQCEEEEPIQVTEDEVLDVLEGLLVSNLSTPVTRGYSLTAIMKLSTRFSSVNRIKKVVSIYGSSIDVELQQRAVEYNALFKKYDHMRPALLERMPIMEKSATNGPTEIVQTNGETEPSAVEAKHPPPITQPPNQANDLLDLLGGNDVVPVIQTTLPTKPASAGGELLDLLGDLSLTGPVPASVPSVPTSQPSFLLDGLSSPPLFNDIATAAIPPMTAYNKNGLKIDFTFERANPNPNVAVITIHASNSMEADMTDFVFQAAVPKTFQLQLLSPSSNVVPALNQGTVTQVIRVLNPQKQQLRMRIKLTYTLKGSPVQDLHEVNNFPPQSWQ encoded by the exons ATGCCAGCTCCGATCAGACTGCGGGAGCTGATCCGGACTATCCGGACAGCACGGACCCAGGCAGAGGAGCGAGAGATGATCCAGAAAGAGTGTGCTGCTATTCGCTCTTCCTTTAGAGAAGAAGACAATACATACCGTTGCAGAAATGTGGCAAAGCTACTTTATATGCACATGTTGGGTTACCCGGCACACTTTGGTCAG CTTGAGTGCCTGAAGTTGATTGCTTCCCAGAAGTTCACTGACAAAAGAATAGGTTATTTGGGAGCGATGCTGCTGTTGGATGAGAGGCAGGATGTCCACCTACTAATGACAAATTGTATTAAAAA TGACTTGAATCACAGCACACAGTATGTCCAGGGCCTGGCCTTGTGCACTTTGGGCTGCATGGGTTCTTCAGAAATGTGTCGTGACCTGGCTGGGGAGGTAGAGAAGCTGCTGAAAACATCAAATTCTTACTTGAGGAAAAAA GCAGCGTTGTGTGCAGTTCATGTCATTAGGAAGGTTCCAGAGCTTATGGAAATGTTCCTTCCAGCCACAAAAAACCTGCTGAGCGAGAAGAACCATG GTGTTCTCCATACATCAGTTGTTCTACTCACTGAGATGTGTGAAAGAAGCCCTGACATGCTGGCTCACTTCAGAAAG CTTGTTCCACAGTTGGTGAGAATCCTGAAGAACTTAATCATGTCTGGATACTCTCCTGAGCATGATGTATCAGGCATAAGTGACCCTTTCCTCCAG GTGCGGATATTGAGACTACTGCGAATTTTAGGCAAGAGTGATGACGACTCCAGTGAAGCAATGAATGACATTCTTGCACAG GTTGCAACGAACACAGAAACAAGTAAAAATGTAGGCAATGCAATTCTGTATGAGACTGTCCTGACAATAATGGACATCAAGTCTGAAAGCGGACTGAGG GTTTTGGCCATCAACATATTAGGTCGCTTCCTTCTTAACAATGACAAGAATATACg atATGTGGCTTTGACATCTCTACTAAAGACGGTACAGACAGACCACAATGCAGTGCAAAGGCATCGGAGCACCATTGTGGATTGTTTAAAGGACCTGGATGTGTCAATCAAGAG ACGTGCAATGGAACTGAGCTTTGCTCTGGTGAATGGCAACAACATCAGAGGAATGATGAAAGAGCTGTTGTACTTCTTGGATTCGTGCGACCCAGAATTCAAAGCAGACTGTGCATCTGGAGTCTTTTTAGCTGCAGAAAA GTATGCCCCTTCAAAAAGATGGCACATAGACACCATTATGAGAGTCCTGACAACA GCAGGAAGCTATGTGCGGGATGATTCTGTTCCCAACCTCATTCAGCTCATCACCAACAGTGTGGAGATGCATGCCTACACAGTACAAAGACTTTACAAGGCACTGCTGGATGACATCTCACAG CAACCTCTGGTTCAGGTAGCGTCCTGGTGCATTGGAGAGTATGGGGACCTGCTGCTGTCTGGAcagtgtgaggaggaggaacccATTCAG GTGACTGAGGATGAAGTCTTGGATGTGCTGGAGGGCCTACTCGTGTCCAATCTCTCCACACCTGTAACTCGGGGTTATTCCCTCACTGCCATCATGAAGCTGTCCACTCGTTTCAGCAGCGTTAA CCGCATCAAGAAGGTGGTTTCAATATATGGCAGTAGCATCGATGTGGAGCTTCAGCAGAGAGCTGTGGAGTATAATGCGCTTTTCAAGAAATATGACCACATGAG GCCAGCTCTCCTTGAGCGAATGCCCATTATGGAGAAAAGTGCCACGAATGGCCCTACAGAGATTGTACAGACAAACGGGGAAACAGAGCCCTCTGCTGTTGAAGCAAAACATCCACCTCCCATCACACAGCCTCCCAACCAG GCTAATGATTTATTAGACCTGCTAGGTGGTAATGATGTGGTTCCGGTAATCCAGACCACGTTGCCCACCAAGCCTgcctcagctggaggagagtTACTGGATCTGCTGGGTGATCTCTCACTAACTG GCCCAGTCCCTGCTTCAGTTCCGTCTGTCCCCACGTCACAACCGTCTTTCCTCCTGGATGGTCTTTCCTCACCACCGTTATTTAATGACATTGCAACTGCAG CTATTCCTCCAATGACGGCATACAACAAGAATGGCCTAAAAATAGACTTCACATTCGAGAGAGCTAACCCCAATCCAAACGTCGCAGTCATCACCATCCATGCTTCCAACTCGATGGAGGCAGATATGACAGACTTTGTTTTTCAGGCTGCAGTACCAAAG ACATTCCAGCTGCAGCTACTTTCCCCTAGCAGTAATGTCGTTCCAGCACTCAACCAGGGAACTGTCACGCAGGTCATCAGAGTCCTCAACCCACAGAAG CAACAGCTGCGAATGAGGATCAAGCTGACATACACCCTAAAAGGCTCTCCTGTTCAAGACCTGCATGAGGTTAATAACTTTCCCCCTCAATCCTGGCAGTGA